Proteins encoded within one genomic window of Xylophilus sp. GOD-11R:
- a CDS encoding DUF3772 domain-containing protein, producing MSSPNLLRRLCSLLVLSLASLVAAAATSDETAATAASLDTARDSLTVVQKQLGSDTTIPDTTLAKLRTSALDIQVVAEQAQTALEPALSKVTARQAELGTPTAGVTEAPDVAQQRAALEKERAALDAQVKLARLLSVESAQAADTAADLRRSQFNAQIGERTSSMLAAPFWQELRSGTPRDAVRVRTIARDVGATASATPWLVWVGLAVAAVAVFFLQQWAGRKILRVASQRVPPGRLRRSLLALLRALLAIVVPGLIAHFLRLGITWGAKPDEALDSLLARTVGTVCFAAFVQGLGKALLAAKKPSWRLPPLSDAMALALRRHPLVLAIVIVLGWELEQLTVLANGALATTVALESIYTLTLGLVVLSALLRVRRVRRAEKAESDAAPPADTPGEPVKPGQHLARLPWTTVALGALGAVLLVSVVCLLLGYVALGSFLVKQIVWIGVVAATAYLLVALLDDFFMAVSAPAGGATAAMAEDGGLRVRAQAGVLLSAISRLAVLLFALVLVVAPFGQGPDELLQRAGQLRDGLAIGELKLQPGAVLQAIVVFVLATIGVRLLQRWLRDRYLPTTGLDAAMRDSAISLMGFVGIIAALAFALSAIGLGLERIAWVASALSVGIGFGLQAVVSNFVSGLILLAERPVKVGDWVSLSGVEGDIRRINVRATEIQMGDRSTVIVPNSEFITKIVRNVTLANPLGQVSFKLPMALDTDVVKVRDIILQVFESNEGVLAEPAPKVFLESVENERLIFAANGAVASPRQSYAVKSALLFETLARLRAIGQFPVKASEPPPAAPPETGVVAPALTAPASGVALPPQAG from the coding sequence TTGTCTTCACCGAACCTTTTGCGCAGGCTATGCAGCCTGCTTGTCCTGTCCCTGGCCTCGCTGGTCGCGGCTGCCGCCACGTCCGACGAAACGGCCGCGACGGCCGCCTCGCTCGATACCGCGCGTGACAGCCTCACGGTCGTCCAGAAACAGCTGGGCAGCGACACCACGATTCCCGACACCACGCTGGCCAAGCTGCGCACCTCCGCGCTCGACATCCAGGTGGTGGCCGAACAGGCGCAGACCGCCCTCGAGCCCGCGCTTTCCAAGGTCACGGCCCGGCAGGCCGAGCTCGGTACACCGACCGCGGGCGTGACCGAGGCGCCCGACGTGGCGCAGCAGCGCGCAGCCCTCGAAAAAGAGCGCGCCGCGCTCGACGCGCAGGTCAAGCTCGCGCGCCTGCTCTCGGTCGAGAGCGCGCAGGCGGCCGATACCGCCGCCGACCTGCGGCGCTCGCAGTTCAATGCGCAGATCGGTGAGCGGACCTCATCCATGCTCGCCGCGCCGTTCTGGCAGGAGTTGCGCAGCGGCACGCCGCGCGATGCGGTCCGCGTGCGCACCATCGCGCGTGACGTCGGCGCGACTGCATCCGCCACGCCCTGGCTGGTGTGGGTGGGGTTGGCGGTAGCGGCCGTGGCGGTGTTTTTCCTGCAGCAGTGGGCCGGGCGCAAGATCCTGCGGGTCGCGTCGCAACGGGTGCCGCCCGGTCGGCTGCGCCGGTCGCTGCTGGCCCTGTTGCGGGCGCTGCTGGCCATCGTCGTGCCCGGCCTCATCGCACACTTCCTGCGCCTGGGCATCACCTGGGGAGCCAAGCCGGACGAGGCGCTCGACAGCCTGCTTGCCCGCACGGTCGGCACGGTCTGCTTCGCGGCGTTCGTGCAGGGACTGGGCAAGGCCTTGCTGGCGGCGAAGAAGCCGTCCTGGCGCCTGCCGCCACTGTCCGACGCCATGGCGCTGGCCTTGCGCCGGCACCCCTTGGTGCTGGCCATCGTCATCGTGCTGGGCTGGGAGCTGGAGCAGCTGACGGTGCTGGCCAACGGGGCCCTGGCCACGACGGTGGCACTGGAAAGCATCTACACGCTGACGCTCGGCCTGGTGGTGCTCTCCGCATTGCTGCGGGTGCGACGTGTACGGCGCGCCGAAAAGGCCGAGTCGGATGCGGCGCCGCCGGCGGATACCCCCGGCGAGCCGGTCAAGCCCGGCCAGCATCTGGCCCGTTTGCCGTGGACGACGGTGGCCCTGGGCGCGCTCGGGGCGGTGCTGCTGGTCAGCGTCGTCTGCCTGCTGCTTGGCTACGTGGCGCTGGGCAGTTTCCTGGTCAAGCAGATCGTGTGGATCGGCGTGGTCGCGGCCACCGCCTATCTGCTGGTCGCGCTGCTGGATGATTTCTTCATGGCCGTTTCCGCGCCCGCCGGTGGCGCGACCGCCGCCATGGCCGAAGACGGCGGGCTGCGGGTGAGGGCGCAGGCCGGCGTGCTGCTGTCGGCGATCTCGCGGCTGGCGGTGCTGCTGTTCGCGCTGGTGCTGGTGGTCGCGCCTTTCGGGCAGGGTCCGGACGAGCTGCTGCAGCGCGCCGGCCAGTTGCGCGACGGCCTGGCGATCGGAGAGCTCAAGCTGCAGCCGGGCGCGGTGCTGCAGGCCATCGTGGTCTTCGTGCTGGCCACCATCGGGGTGCGCCTGCTGCAGCGCTGGCTGCGCGACCGCTACCTGCCCACGACCGGGCTGGACGCCGCAATGCGCGATTCGGCGATCAGCCTGATGGGCTTCGTCGGCATCATCGCGGCGCTGGCTTTTGCCCTGTCGGCCATCGGGCTGGGGCTCGAACGCATCGCGTGGGTGGCGAGCGCCTTGTCGGTGGGTATCGGTTTCGGCCTGCAGGCGGTGGTGTCGAACTTCGTCTCCGGGCTGATCCTGCTGGCCGAGCGGCCGGTGAAGGTGGGCGACTGGGTGTCGCTCTCGGGCGTAGAGGGCGACATTCGCCGCATCAACGTGCGGGCTACCGAGATCCAGATGGGCGATCGCTCCACGGTCATCGTGCCGAACTCCGAGTTCATCACCAAGATCGTGCGCAACGTGACGCTGGCCAATCCGCTGGGGCAGGTGTCGTTCAAGCTGCCGATGGCGCTGGACACCGACGTGGTGAAGGTGCGCGACATCATCCTGCAGGTGTTCGAAAGCAACGAAGGCGTGCTGGCCGAGCCCGCGCCCAAGGTGTTTTTGGAAAGCGTGGAGAACGAGCGATTGATTTTTGCGGCCAACGGAGCCGTGGCCTCTCCGCGCCAAAGCTACGCGGTGAAAAGCGCCTTGCTCTTCGAGACGCTCGCGCGCCTGCGGGCGATTGGACAATTTCCGGTGAAGGCGTCCGAGCCGCCGCCGGCTGCACCGCCTGAGACGGGAGTTGTCGCGCCTGCGCTGACCGCGCCCGCGTCCGGCGTCGCCTTGCCGCCGCAGGCCGGATGA
- a CDS encoding MOSC domain-containing protein, translating to MSGAAFSAAAGNLRELTGRFPHAGKVDQIWLRPARREPTVSVDSVRAIAGRGLEGDRSAEAATLGGKRQVTLIQAEHLPAIAAFLRRDTVDGALLRRNLLVSGINLQAARALFKDAPLHLHIGPEVVLELTGPCEPCSKMETVLGEGGYNAMRGHGGMTARVLTGGVLLRGDTVVCRALQPGLF from the coding sequence ATGAGCGGCGCGGCATTTTCCGCGGCAGCGGGCAATCTGCGCGAGCTCACCGGTCGCTTCCCCCATGCGGGCAAGGTCGACCAGATCTGGCTGCGGCCGGCGCGGCGCGAGCCGACCGTGTCGGTGGATTCGGTACGTGCCATTGCCGGACGCGGGCTCGAGGGCGACCGTTCCGCCGAGGCGGCGACCTTGGGCGGCAAGCGCCAGGTGACCCTGATCCAGGCCGAGCATCTGCCGGCGATTGCGGCCTTCCTGCGGCGCGATACCGTCGATGGCGCACTGCTCAGGCGCAACCTGCTGGTGTCCGGCATCAACCTTCAAGCCGCCCGCGCCTTGTTCAAGGATGCGCCGCTGCATCTGCATATCGGCCCGGAAGTGGTGCTGGAGCTGACCGGTCCGTGCGAACCATGTTCCAAGATGGAGACCGTTCTGGGAGAGGGCGGCTACAACGCGATGCGCGGCCATGGCGGCATGACCGCGCGGGTGCTGACCGGCGGGGTGTTGCTGCGTGGGGACACGGTCGTCTGCCGTGCCCTGCAGCCAGGGCTTTTTTAA